One window from the genome of Paenibacillus azoreducens encodes:
- the csaB gene encoding polysaccharide pyruvyl transferase CsaB, with the protein MVTSPQKTIVISGYYGFKNSGDEAVLQSILTALEQQGKQAGVRINPVVLSIDPEWTASTYAVQAVHRMKIGEVKQALKESSGLISGGGSLLQDATGTKTIPYYLGVIKLAQWLRKPVFVYSQGIGPVNRKLFYPLIKNTFKKCEYISVRDIQSAELLQSMGLQSGRIQVVPDPVMGLTPDEENTPYMHESSEPGLPVIGISVRYWDKERRELQGIAEGLRKVCQKQPVHLRFLPFHFPDDEKASQEIIQNLGDLSAQGCKVSVCREAVHPRQMLAEVGRCDLVIGMRLHSLIYAANQIVPLIGVSYDPKIDHFLDRLDIIPVGTSSMVDPGALAAEISRLLAGAEAWKETARPRIDKLKQEAQEPARHIIDFLSSNG; encoded by the coding sequence ATGGTCACCTCGCCTCAGAAGACAATAGTCATCTCGGGATATTACGGTTTTAAAAACAGCGGCGATGAGGCTGTGCTCCAGTCCATCTTGACGGCTCTGGAACAGCAGGGCAAGCAGGCGGGCGTTCGGATCAATCCCGTCGTGCTTTCCATTGATCCGGAATGGACCGCCTCCACGTACGCCGTGCAGGCGGTTCACCGGATGAAAATTGGCGAAGTAAAGCAGGCGCTCAAAGAGAGCAGCGGCCTGATCAGCGGCGGTGGCAGTTTATTGCAGGATGCCACCGGCACGAAGACCATCCCGTATTATCTGGGCGTCATCAAGCTGGCGCAGTGGCTGCGCAAACCCGTGTTTGTATATTCCCAGGGAATCGGTCCCGTGAACCGGAAGCTGTTCTATCCTTTGATCAAAAACACGTTCAAAAAATGCGAATATATTTCAGTCCGGGACATCCAGTCCGCGGAGCTGCTGCAAAGCATGGGACTGCAGAGTGGCCGTATTCAGGTCGTACCCGATCCGGTCATGGGCCTTACTCCTGATGAGGAAAATACGCCGTATATGCATGAATCGTCCGAACCCGGACTGCCTGTAATCGGCATTTCCGTACGATATTGGGATAAGGAGCGCAGGGAGCTGCAGGGGATCGCCGAAGGGCTCCGCAAAGTATGCCAAAAGCAGCCCGTGCATTTGAGATTCCTGCCGTTTCATTTTCCGGATGATGAAAAGGCTTCGCAAGAAATCATTCAAAATCTTGGCGATCTCAGCGCGCAAGGATGCAAGGTGTCGGTATGCAGGGAGGCGGTTCATCCGCGACAGATGCTGGCAGAGGTAGGACGCTGCGATCTGGTGATCGGCATGCGACTGCACAGCTTGATTTATGCCGCGAATCAGATCGTTCCGCTCATCGGCGTTTCCTACGATCCGAAGATCGATCATTTTCTGGACAGGCTGGATATCATACCGGTCGGAACCAGCAGCATGGTCGATCCCGGGGCGCTAGCGGCGGAAATTTCGCGTCTGCTGGCAGGGGCCGAGGCTTGGAAGGAAACCGCCAGACCGCGCATCGATAAGCTGAAACAGGAAGCGCAGGAGCCTGCGCGGCATATTATTGATTTTTTGAGCAGTAATGGATAA
- a CDS encoding phospho-sugar mutase → MAELSKTAAENVQRWLSDPLIDDETKRELQELQEQPQELEERFYKDLEFGTGGLRGVIGAGSNRINRYTVGRATQGFARYILEQHGQAAGKPSVVIAHDSRHFSPEFALEAALVLAGNGITAKLFPSLRTTPQLSFSVRHLNATGGIVITASHNPPEYNGYKVYNAEGGQLVPHQAEQVIQYIQEIDSFASVKRLEQSEAEAEGLLVWLGDAEDEAFAETVAGVSVNREKITSELGKDFKIVYTPLHGTGNIPVRNVLNKVGFTNVHVVAEQEQPDAEFSTVKSPNPEEREAFTLAMKLGKEVGADILVGTDPDCDRMGAVVLNDAGEYEVLSGNQSGAVMIHYLLSQLQEQGKLPDNGAVIKTIVTSEMGAVIARHYGAEIFNTLTGFKYIGEKMTEFEQTGKYTYLFGYEESYGYLAGNYARDKDAVLASLLICEAGAYYKAQGKTLYNVLQELYAEFGYFREKLESRTLKGKDGLAQIQAKMADWRENPPQKIAGAAVTEVLDYSKGLDGLPQENVLKYMLNDGSWFCLRPSGTEPKIKVYFAVRGNSLQDAEERIDKLAAEVMARVDA, encoded by the coding sequence ATGGCAGAGCTTAGCAAAACAGCAGCAGAGAATGTACAACGCTGGCTTTCCGATCCTTTGATTGATGACGAGACGAAACGGGAGCTTCAAGAACTGCAGGAACAACCTCAGGAATTGGAGGAACGTTTTTATAAAGATTTAGAATTTGGGACGGGAGGGCTCCGCGGCGTCATCGGCGCCGGCAGCAACCGGATCAATCGTTATACCGTCGGCAGAGCAACGCAAGGTTTTGCACGCTACATATTGGAGCAGCATGGCCAGGCAGCAGGGAAACCTTCGGTAGTCATCGCCCATGATTCGCGGCATTTTTCACCGGAATTTGCGCTTGAAGCCGCGCTTGTGCTTGCAGGCAACGGGATTACGGCCAAGCTGTTTCCATCCCTGCGTACAACGCCGCAGCTTTCATTCAGCGTGCGTCATCTGAACGCAACCGGAGGCATTGTCATTACGGCAAGCCATAACCCGCCGGAATATAACGGCTACAAGGTTTACAACGCCGAAGGCGGACAGCTTGTGCCGCATCAGGCGGAACAAGTCATTCAATATATCCAGGAGATCGATTCTTTTGCGTCCGTCAAACGTCTTGAGCAGTCCGAGGCGGAAGCAGAGGGACTTTTGGTATGGCTTGGCGATGCCGAAGACGAAGCTTTCGCGGAAACGGTCGCCGGGGTAAGCGTCAACCGGGAAAAGATAACTTCCGAGCTGGGTAAAGATTTTAAAATCGTGTATACCCCGCTGCATGGAACGGGCAACATCCCTGTACGGAACGTACTGAACAAAGTTGGTTTTACCAACGTCCATGTTGTTGCGGAGCAGGAGCAGCCGGATGCCGAATTCTCGACCGTAAAGTCGCCTAACCCTGAGGAACGTGAAGCATTCACCCTGGCGATGAAGCTTGGCAAAGAGGTAGGAGCTGACATTCTGGTCGGCACCGACCCGGACTGTGACCGGATGGGCGCGGTTGTGCTGAATGATGCGGGTGAATATGAAGTGCTTTCCGGCAACCAGTCCGGCGCCGTCATGATTCATTATTTGCTTAGCCAGCTCCAAGAGCAGGGCAAACTGCCGGACAACGGAGCGGTGATCAAAACGATCGTTACGAGCGAAATGGGAGCGGTCATTGCCCGTCACTATGGAGCGGAAATTTTCAATACGCTCACTGGCTTTAAATATATCGGCGAGAAAATGACTGAATTCGAACAGACGGGCAAATATACATATTTGTTCGGTTACGAGGAAAGTTATGGTTATCTGGCCGGAAACTATGCCCGCGACAAAGATGCGGTGCTTGCTTCGCTTCTGATCTGCGAGGCTGGCGCTTATTACAAAGCGCAGGGCAAAACGCTGTATAACGTGCTCCAGGAATTGTACGCGGAGTTCGGATATTTCCGTGAAAAACTGGAATCCCGCACATTGAAAGGCAAAGACGGCCTGGCCCAAATTCAGGCGAAAATGGCCGATTGGCGCGAGAATCCGCCGCAAAAGATTGCGGGCGCAGCCGTGACGGAGGTTCTCGACTATTCCAAAGGGCTTGACGGCTTGCCGCAGGAAAATGTGCTGAAATATATGCTGAATGACGGCTCATGGTTCTGCCTGCGCCCATCGGGGACGGAACCGAAGATTAAAGTTTATTTTGCCGTTCGCGGCAATTCGCTGCAGGACGCTGAGGAGCGCATCGATAAGCTTGCGGCAGAAGTCATGGCGCGCGTTGACGCCTAG
- a CDS encoding DUF5693 family protein codes for MHQKWQHWGTASRKWLWILVIVGIIAALPVAYDRYQTESSSNNVELVFNYRGLAEVASYQAHPEQFLDEQLDKLKAAGITSMAMFESTLDDFKKSRRLMVYNAQDIAQMTQSVVPTNENFTYILFTNEENAGRLTPLIEDTFKSLGINVKPWEFHKQKGLIVETSPEDAALKPMQPDPIAFEMLHSKGFHVVPRMSDSLPYDQEAMDKLLAYYEANDVKRILFEGDSVKGFNDNAKKQSLQSFANLLNQHGIGIAAIENTKKPQAGLAKLSYYIHYNVVRLYSLSDKDAQALDEDTIADRFALATKDRNIRMIYINTSASKSTSKAMVTDSIDNIIKSLEKPGNAVKQMEKNGFTMGRAEAFHIHDSSLQRYFKMVVVLGGVAFIALMISFFIPSLTVPAFVLGLIGSAGLYVLKATLFEQALALIVAISAPTIAMILAIRKINAVNAEDPEMAVGRRVSLSIVLFIKTSIISMAAIPFVVALLNNITYSLVLSQFRGVSLLHAAPIMLIAVFVVLYRGGRPLQQMGKLFKTPITLLWVIAAVAVAGVGYYYLSRTGNGGKVSSIEMVIRPFLENTFHVRPRNKEIIAHPLFLLGLFLSVKYRNAIYVMIFAVIGQLSMVDTFAHIHSPMKISLARDLLGLGIGFILGLIAIGVWQIAEGCWKKWSPRLRRQ; via the coding sequence GTGCATCAAAAATGGCAGCATTGGGGCACGGCATCGCGCAAGTGGCTGTGGATCCTGGTCATTGTGGGCATCATCGCCGCCCTTCCAGTCGCGTACGACCGATACCAAACGGAATCATCATCAAACAATGTGGAGCTCGTGTTCAACTATCGCGGCTTAGCGGAGGTTGCTTCTTACCAGGCGCATCCGGAACAATTTTTGGACGAGCAGTTGGATAAGTTGAAGGCGGCTGGAATCACCAGCATGGCGATGTTTGAAAGCACGCTGGATGATTTCAAGAAAAGCCGGCGGCTGATGGTGTATAACGCCCAAGATATTGCGCAAATGACGCAAAGCGTTGTTCCGACGAACGAGAATTTCACTTACATTCTGTTTACCAATGAAGAGAATGCGGGCCGGTTGACGCCTCTCATTGAAGATACGTTCAAGAGTTTGGGCATCAACGTGAAGCCTTGGGAGTTTCATAAACAAAAAGGCCTGATTGTGGAAACCTCGCCGGAGGATGCCGCGCTGAAACCGATGCAGCCGGACCCGATTGCGTTCGAAATGCTTCACAGCAAAGGATTCCACGTCGTTCCGCGGATGTCGGACAGCCTTCCTTATGATCAGGAAGCGATGGATAAGCTGCTTGCTTATTATGAAGCCAATGACGTTAAGCGCATTTTGTTCGAGGGCGATTCGGTTAAAGGCTTTAACGACAACGCCAAGAAGCAGAGCCTGCAAAGTTTCGCCAATCTGCTGAACCAGCATGGCATCGGCATTGCGGCAATCGAAAATACGAAGAAACCTCAGGCCGGCCTGGCTAAGCTTTCGTATTACATCCATTATAATGTGGTCCGTCTGTATTCCCTTAGCGATAAAGACGCCCAGGCGCTGGATGAGGATACGATTGCGGACCGGTTTGCTCTGGCAACGAAAGACCGGAACATCCGGATGATTTATATCAATACATCGGCAAGCAAAAGCACGTCCAAGGCCATGGTGACCGATTCGATCGATAATATCATCAAGAGCCTGGAAAAGCCGGGCAATGCGGTGAAGCAAATGGAGAAAAACGGCTTTACAATGGGCCGTGCCGAAGCTTTCCATATTCATGATTCTTCGCTGCAGCGTTACTTTAAAATGGTTGTCGTGCTGGGCGGAGTTGCCTTTATCGCCTTGATGATTTCGTTCTTCATTCCGTCGCTGACCGTGCCGGCTTTTGTGCTTGGCCTTATTGGCAGCGCGGGCTTGTACGTACTCAAGGCAACGCTGTTTGAACAGGCGCTGGCTCTGATCGTCGCCATCAGTGCTCCGACCATAGCGATGATTCTGGCGATACGCAAAATCAATGCGGTTAATGCCGAGGATCCCGAAATGGCGGTGGGACGGCGAGTTTCGCTTTCGATTGTGCTGTTTATCAAGACATCAATCATCTCCATGGCAGCTATTCCATTCGTGGTCGCACTGCTGAACAATATTACGTACAGCCTGGTATTGAGCCAGTTCCGCGGCGTAAGCCTGCTGCATGCGGCTCCAATCATGCTGATTGCCGTGTTTGTCGTATTGTACCGCGGCGGACGTCCGCTTCAGCAAATGGGCAAGCTGTTCAAAACGCCAATCACGCTGCTGTGGGTTATCGCAGCCGTAGCGGTTGCCGGCGTCGGATATTATTATCTGAGCCGTACAGGCAACGGCGGCAAAGTCAGCTCGATTGAAATGGTCATTCGCCCATTCCTGGAGAACACGTTCCATGTGCGTCCGCGCAATAAGGAAATTATCGCTCATCCGTTGTTCCTGCTTGGACTGTTCCTGTCCGTGAAGTATCGGAACGCGATCTATGTCATGATTTTCGCCGTGATCGGACAACTTTCGATGGTGGATACCTTTGCCCATATCCACTCGCCGATGAAAATCTCCCTGGCCCGCGACCTGCTTGGTCTCGGAATCGGATTTATTCTCGGCCTGATCGCAATCGGCGTATGGCAAATTGCTGAAGGGTGTTGGAAAAAATGGTCACCTCGCCTCAGAAGACAATAG
- a CDS encoding S-layer homology domain-containing protein: protein MQRMKKSFIWMVLMALVVSVMPQSIASVAYADTLPDAQTSYFTPDISGIRNTVALKQEETNSSSPAFISREKLYQVQDSQLAVTGTYTKVTGSTLGVNVQQLNWDNGQWVASPTHVTPGVITLDMERPDNRFKANLTLYQGVNKITFTGSQGFNERSETFYVLFDTVPFVEKLTVHGGSDKLNLNEGAQIVVPVQQITIEGKAQNATKVTIAANGGSALATTLLQDGTFFTPQLQLKPGINDLKLVVQNSSDSLTFNYQLYYYDEKSPIVSMYLADSADNGQSLLNEVPVFTENKDSGRLYVQLLVPDSGSPFEGSANVQMNSSPAPGLQYYKDIKLDGAKINKTPGQEIFIPSVSQNTPSYRLVTFSVDPLTFNKEANGDISLNQTHNLSITYGTKTIAKKIEFQYMQGKTVITDLKYLTGYTGTGEVPAGEPLNGAKVNSSDFYILVSTNSTPSDPARLQAQYLPLGTKSIAISYVSKVSDTKYIYKISDFQNGNQTVRFNYEGSSAYKDAVISFASKSYIYVSNLTDGQSYKMDSSGTNTFPIKGQYIDFDLKSPYFTASLYVNGTKITSDNSWLDGQGNFNQAPVVDAKKGPLVYGENRIVLLGTTKDDKGQTREIKKELRIYILDQNVSTIMKFQPALGKDRPAFPARDFDDKNEQLAKIFNLTPDFVYKDTQFKTSLKTYDIVLRGSGAVKANLNLGTKNILSVDIPANFTENEKVTFADNNQRYTYEFAGSRKDFVMRIQDFTSNMPGTYVYTLELINETGAKTSQKLELVREESAYRIISPQPTVGGKYVVTKNFLHFDIEAEGADSVKIDKEEAKKRTDLGEHRFVLDYVGLKQDKSNKIKITITRGKVTNTDTIEVYYSGIVDVDAEYMAPKVANKYTVFNKAVQLSFPKGTVMQSTDIRGLKKYYPETKLLFGIADPVNGIVERRNDYGNIIGFPGTGEDSGQPTWSIPDEYMLRFGSTGNTNNFVRVSNVYWISGGMGETTTPYSPATNGLPPYSVSGLFGDPTIPAERKVTPSQRGTLTLSYNPSVVDEAGYTITVFRYNAKREWENIGGEADAKNHTITVPFDQFGYYTVMKMSRGYSDVTNHAWARNILNALYSKGFMNNLRFEQFGADDQTTRGEFATLLVKGLNLPLNYDDKNTFVDLVPTARSATWDYEHIETAARAGIVTGLTDGVFAPDQPLTREQAAVMIARALKLKLAPTDQKLKDALAKSFLDSGKIDVYALSSIQAVTKAKIMAGSPVTQPGQKKPQYNFNPKANMTRAEAGKIAVELLKKGTKVFPKNLS, encoded by the coding sequence ATGCAACGAATGAAGAAATCATTCATATGGATGGTTTTAATGGCGCTTGTTGTATCCGTCATGCCGCAAAGCATAGCCTCTGTAGCATATGCCGATACATTGCCCGACGCGCAAACGAGTTATTTTACACCTGACATCAGCGGCATTCGAAATACAGTAGCATTAAAACAAGAGGAAACCAACAGCAGCAGTCCAGCCTTTATTTCGCGCGAGAAGCTGTATCAAGTACAGGATTCCCAACTGGCCGTTACGGGTACATACACCAAAGTAACCGGATCTACCTTGGGCGTTAACGTGCAGCAGCTCAACTGGGATAACGGCCAATGGGTTGCAAGTCCTACGCACGTCACTCCAGGGGTGATTACGCTGGACATGGAACGTCCGGATAACCGTTTTAAAGCCAACTTGACCTTGTATCAAGGGGTTAACAAAATTACGTTTACAGGCTCTCAAGGGTTTAACGAGCGCTCCGAAACCTTTTATGTATTGTTTGATACCGTTCCTTTTGTAGAGAAGCTTACGGTGCATGGCGGTTCGGACAAGCTGAATCTGAACGAAGGCGCGCAAATCGTTGTGCCGGTTCAGCAGATCACGATTGAAGGTAAAGCCCAGAATGCAACGAAAGTAACCATTGCAGCCAACGGCGGTTCGGCACTGGCAACGACGCTGCTGCAGGACGGAACCTTCTTTACGCCGCAGCTTCAGCTGAAACCGGGTATCAATGATCTGAAGCTGGTTGTGCAGAATTCATCCGATTCCCTGACCTTCAATTATCAGCTCTATTATTATGATGAGAAAAGTCCGATTGTAAGCATGTATTTGGCGGACTCTGCCGATAACGGCCAGAGCTTGCTGAATGAAGTGCCTGTGTTTACCGAAAACAAAGACAGCGGCAGGCTCTATGTGCAATTGCTTGTTCCGGACAGCGGAAGCCCTTTTGAAGGCAGCGCAAACGTGCAGATGAACAGCAGCCCTGCACCAGGATTGCAATATTATAAGGATATCAAGCTGGATGGAGCAAAAATCAACAAAACGCCGGGACAGGAAATTTTCATTCCTTCCGTTTCGCAGAATACGCCATCTTACCGCCTGGTGACATTCTCTGTTGATCCGCTTACTTTCAATAAAGAAGCCAACGGTGATATTTCGTTGAATCAAACGCATAACTTGTCTATCACTTATGGCACAAAAACGATCGCCAAAAAAATCGAATTTCAGTACATGCAAGGCAAAACCGTCATTACGGATCTGAAATATTTGACCGGATATACGGGCACAGGCGAAGTGCCTGCAGGCGAACCTTTGAACGGGGCCAAGGTAAACTCCAGTGATTTTTATATCCTGGTATCAACCAACAGCACCCCAAGCGATCCAGCCAGACTGCAAGCCCAATATCTGCCTTTGGGAACAAAGTCGATCGCGATAAGTTATGTTTCCAAAGTATCGGATACGAAATACATTTATAAAATCAGCGACTTCCAGAACGGGAACCAGACTGTCCGTTTTAATTACGAAGGTTCCAGCGCATATAAGGACGCCGTTATTTCCTTTGCGTCCAAGAGCTACATCTATGTATCCAATTTGACCGACGGACAATCTTACAAAATGGATTCAAGCGGCACCAACACATTCCCGATTAAAGGTCAATACATTGACTTCGACCTGAAGAGCCCGTATTTTACGGCTTCGCTTTACGTGAACGGCACCAAAATTACATCCGATAATTCATGGCTTGACGGCCAAGGCAACTTCAATCAAGCACCTGTGGTCGATGCGAAGAAAGGTCCGCTCGTATACGGTGAGAACCGGATCGTCCTGTTAGGTACTACCAAAGACGACAAAGGCCAAACCCGTGAAATCAAAAAAGAACTGCGCATTTACATTCTGGATCAGAACGTATCCACGATCATGAAGTTCCAGCCGGCGCTTGGCAAAGACCGCCCTGCGTTCCCTGCGCGCGACTTTGACGATAAGAACGAACAGCTGGCCAAAATCTTCAACTTGACGCCTGATTTCGTGTATAAGGACACTCAGTTCAAAACTAGTCTGAAAACATACGATATCGTGCTCCGAGGCAGCGGCGCCGTTAAGGCCAACCTGAACCTCGGCACCAAAAACATTCTTTCAGTAGACATCCCAGCAAACTTTACTGAAAATGAAAAAGTCACGTTTGCGGATAATAATCAGAGATATACGTATGAATTTGCCGGCAGCCGGAAAGATTTTGTGATGCGGATCCAGGATTTTACGTCCAATATGCCGGGCACATATGTATATACGCTGGAACTCATTAATGAAACTGGTGCTAAGACCAGTCAGAAGCTGGAACTGGTACGTGAAGAAAGTGCGTACAGAATTATTTCCCCGCAGCCTACGGTTGGCGGCAAATACGTGGTCACCAAAAACTTCCTGCACTTCGATATTGAAGCTGAGGGAGCCGACTCGGTGAAAATTGACAAAGAAGAGGCCAAGAAACGCACCGATCTTGGAGAACACCGTTTCGTATTGGATTATGTCGGACTGAAACAGGACAAATCCAATAAAATTAAAATTACGATTACTAGAGGCAAAGTTACGAATACGGATACCATCGAGGTTTATTACAGCGGTATCGTTGACGTCGATGCCGAATATATGGCGCCGAAAGTAGCCAATAAATATACGGTATTCAACAAAGCGGTTCAATTAAGCTTCCCGAAAGGAACTGTGATGCAAAGCACCGATATCCGGGGACTTAAAAAATATTATCCGGAAACGAAGCTGCTGTTCGGTATCGCCGATCCGGTGAACGGTATCGTGGAACGCCGCAACGACTACGGCAACATTATCGGCTTCCCGGGTACGGGCGAAGACAGCGGGCAGCCGACCTGGTCCATTCCGGACGAATACATGTTGAGATTCGGTTCTACCGGAAATACGAATAACTTTGTACGCGTGTCGAACGTTTATTGGATCAGCGGCGGCATGGGCGAAACAACGACGCCATATTCACCGGCTACCAATGGACTTCCGCCATATTCCGTTTCTGGACTGTTCGGTGATCCGACCATTCCTGCCGAACGGAAAGTCACCCCATCGCAGCGGGGAACGCTGACGCTGTCTTACAACCCGAGCGTCGTGGATGAAGCCGGATATACGATTACGGTTTTCCGTTATAACGCGAAACGCGAATGGGAGAACATCGGCGGGGAAGCGGATGCGAAGAATCACACCATCACGGTTCCATTTGATCAGTTTGGTTATTATACGGTTATGAAAATGAGCCGCGGTTACTCCGATGTGACCAACCATGCTTGGGCACGGAATATCCTGAACGCTCTTTATTCCAAAGGTTTCATGAATAATCTCCGCTTCGAGCAATTCGGGGCCGACGACCAAACGACAAGAGGCGAATTTGCGACGCTGCTGGTTAAAGGGCTCAACCTGCCTCTGAATTACGACGATAAGAACACCTTTGTCGATCTCGTGCCGACAGCCCGTTCGGCGACATGGGATTACGAACATATTGAAACGGCGGCCAGAGCCGGCATTGTAACGGGACTGACGGACGGGGTGTTTGCTCCGGACCAACCGCTTACAAGAGAACAGGCGGCGGTTATGATCGCCAGAGCGCTTAAACTGAAGCTTGCTCCTACCGATCAGAAGCTGAAAGACGCCTTGGCGAAGTCATTCCTGGATTCCGGCAAAATAGACGTATACGCCTTGTCCTCGATTCAGGCTGTCACCAAAGCCAAAATCATGGCCGGATCGCCAGTGACCCAGCCGGGACAAAAGAAACCGCAATACAACTTTAATCCGAAAGCAAACATGACTCGCGCCGAAGCGGGTAAAATTGCCGTAGAACTGCTCAAAAAAGGCACCAAAGTATTCCCTAAAAACTTGAGCTAA
- a CDS encoding WecB/TagA/CpsF family glycosyltransferase, giving the protein MDKGIDTVNQFEQVPTVSIYGLQVCKWGMEDTVKYLTQVIESEEHRPFQVITANPIMVMKALEEPDYMRVMKNAELLVPDGTGVVWAASKVGTPVQERVAGFDLLHELMRVGENYHWKVFLLGSTPEVIQAAAERLHLQYPGVEITGYRDGYFKSDQDAEVIAQIREAAPDMLFVARGADTQEPWIAQHKKELGVPLMMGVGGSFDVISGKTKRAPKLFQKLRAEWLYRLLTQPTRAARMLALPKFALKVLRDKENVTKPR; this is encoded by the coding sequence ATGGATAAGGGGATTGACACCGTGAACCAATTTGAACAAGTGCCTACGGTCTCCATCTATGGTTTGCAGGTATGCAAATGGGGGATGGAAGACACAGTCAAGTATTTGACCCAAGTGATCGAGTCGGAGGAGCACAGGCCTTTTCAGGTGATTACGGCGAATCCGATCATGGTGATGAAAGCTCTGGAAGAGCCGGATTACATGCGGGTGATGAAAAATGCGGAACTTCTCGTCCCTGACGGTACCGGCGTGGTCTGGGCCGCCTCCAAAGTGGGAACGCCCGTGCAGGAGCGCGTCGCCGGATTCGACCTTTTACATGAACTTATGCGAGTCGGAGAAAACTATCATTGGAAGGTGTTTTTGCTCGGCTCGACGCCGGAAGTGATTCAGGCGGCCGCAGAGCGGTTGCATTTGCAATATCCGGGCGTTGAAATCACGGGATACCGTGACGGATATTTCAAGTCCGACCAGGATGCGGAAGTGATCGCCCAAATCCGCGAGGCGGCTCCGGACATGCTGTTCGTTGCGCGCGGAGCGGATACCCAGGAACCGTGGATTGCCCAGCATAAAAAGGAACTTGGCGTCCCATTGATGATGGGGGTCGGCGGAAGCTTTGACGTCATTTCGGGCAAAACGAAACGAGCGCCGAAGCTGTTCCAAAAGCTGCGTGCGGAATGGCTTTATCGCCTGCTGACGCAGCCGACGCGGGCAGCAAGAATGCTTGCGCTGCCGAAATTCGCCTTAAAAGTGCTGCGGGATAAAGAAAACGTGACAAAACCGAGATAA
- a CDS encoding glycosyltransferase family 4 protein, with amino-acid sequence MLMIAIIGCIVSLALALLLTPLVKKLAIKIGAVDVPNARKVHTKIMPRLGGLAIYLAFMLSMFAVLPFVWDLFSMRDANFIKAFLLGGSVIVLIGALDDRFELSAKVKLLGQIVAACIVVFGFDITVDFVNIPFNNTYSSLESWIAIPLTIFWIVGVTNAINLIDGLDGLAAGVSGIAIGTILVMALLMGNLTVALLCLLLLGGVVGFLFFNFHPAQIFMGDTGSLFLGFSLAMLSMLGFKQIAIVSFITPLIIIGVPLSDTFFAIVRRWIQKKPIFAPDKGHLHHCLREIGFSHRQSVLIVYGIAAFFGVLAVIQSSAAMYEANWVTFVVICVMMFFMQIGAEVIGLVGKTKRPILDLIARLRMKVSAERSSK; translated from the coding sequence ATGTTAATGATAGCCATCATCGGATGTATTGTGTCATTAGCCTTGGCACTGCTGCTAACGCCGCTGGTGAAGAAATTGGCGATTAAAATCGGAGCAGTCGACGTCCCGAACGCTCGTAAAGTGCATACCAAAATTATGCCGCGGCTAGGCGGTCTGGCGATATATCTGGCATTCATGCTGTCCATGTTTGCAGTTCTGCCATTTGTATGGGATCTGTTTTCCATGCGAGATGCAAACTTTATCAAGGCCTTTTTGCTTGGCGGGTCGGTGATCGTGCTGATCGGCGCTTTGGATGACCGCTTTGAGTTATCGGCTAAGGTGAAGCTGCTCGGACAAATCGTCGCCGCATGTATCGTTGTTTTCGGCTTTGACATCACTGTTGATTTTGTAAATATACCTTTTAATAATACCTATTCGTCACTCGAAAGCTGGATTGCCATCCCGCTTACGATCTTCTGGATTGTCGGCGTCACGAACGCCATCAATCTGATTGACGGTCTGGATGGATTGGCAGCAGGCGTCTCGGGTATCGCGATCGGAACGATCCTGGTCATGGCCCTACTGATGGGCAACCTCACAGTCGCCCTGTTGTGCTTGCTTCTGCTGGGAGGGGTCGTCGGATTCCTGTTCTTTAACTTCCACCCGGCGCAGATCTTTATGGGCGATACGGGCTCGCTGTTCTTGGGCTTCAGCCTGGCGATGCTGTCGATGCTCGGATTTAAGCAGATCGCAATCGTATCGTTTATTACACCGCTGATTATTATCGGCGTACCGCTGTCGGATACATTCTTTGCCATTGTGCGGCGCTGGATCCAGAAGAAACCGATCTTTGCTCCGGACAAAGGCCACCTGCATCACTGCCTGCGGGAAATTGGCTTCAGCCACCGCCAGTCTGTTCTCATCGTATACGGCATTGCCGCATTTTTCGGCGTACTGGCTGTCATTCAGTCTTCCGCCGCGATGTATGAAGCGAATTGGGTCACTTTCGTCGTCATCTGCGTCATGATGTTTTTCATGCAGATCGGCGCCGAGGTCATCGGTCTTGTCGGCAAGACGAAACGTCCGATTCTGGATTTGATAGCAAGGCTTCGAATGAAAGTCAGCGCGGAGCGCAGTTCGAAATAA